One Streptomyces mobaraensis NBRC 13819 = DSM 40847 DNA segment encodes these proteins:
- a CDS encoding antirestriction protein ArdA: MKDIVIFADEHGYDEDDVKDFAYEWVPVVETDRPLWAVLNSYRVMDERDIHDGDTEAFMDYLPLCQWDVEEAGTTFKDRYHGQWESLEEYARQSLDDTGFMALRTERTSAFREDVWLSYRDVLRFCRENKLQKPPIDVAAWERHYSISRNGHVFQAAA, encoded by the coding sequence ATGAAAGACATCGTGATCTTCGCTGATGAGCATGGCTACGACGAGGATGACGTTAAGGACTTCGCTTACGAGTGGGTACCTGTAGTCGAGACCGACCGGCCACTGTGGGCTGTGCTCAACTCGTACCGGGTTATGGATGAGCGTGATATCCACGACGGCGACACTGAAGCCTTCATGGACTACCTCCCCTTGTGTCAGTGGGATGTTGAGGAGGCCGGGACCACTTTCAAGGACAGGTACCACGGGCAGTGGGAGTCCCTGGAGGAGTACGCCCGACAGTCGCTCGATGACACTGGATTCATGGCACTGAGGACTGAGCGGACAAGTGCGTTCAGGGAAGACGTGTGGCTCTCCTATCGGGACGTGCTCAGGTTCTGCCGAGAGAACAAACTCCAGAAGCCGCCGATAGACGTAGCAGCTTGGGAGAGGCACTACAGCATCAGCCGCAATGGGCACGTCTTCCAGGCGGCAGCGTGA